CCCGAACCCCGAACCCCGAACCCTGAACCCTGAACCCTGCTTTCCATTCACAAACTTATTCAAACTCAATTGGAGGAACTATGTTAAAAAGTTCAAAATTGCTCAGTGTTTTTTTTCTAATCGTGTTATTGTGCGTCCAATCGCTGGCTTCGCTGGCCTCGGGTCCATCCACCACCGCCATTGCCGGTGACAAGGAAACCGAACGAATCAATAATGCCGCCACCATGTTTGATGAAATTATGAAGGCGCCTGACAAAGGCGTTCCAGGCGATTTGCTTGAAAGCTGCGCGGCGTTGATTTTGATCCCTGGCGTCAAAAAAGGAGCCTTTATTTTTGGCGGTGAATACGGAAAAGGTTTGATGCTCGTCCGCAATCCGGATAAAAGCTGGAATATCCCAGGGTTTATCCGCATGGACGGTGGCAGCGTCGGATTTCAAATCGGCGGCCAGTCAATTGATGTCATCC
This genomic window from Acidobacteriota bacterium contains:
- a CDS encoding lipid-binding SYLF domain-containing protein codes for the protein MLKSSKLLSVFFLIVLLCVQSLASLASGPSTTAIAGDKETERINNAATMFDEIMKAPDKGVPGDLLESCAALILIPGVKKGAFIFGGEYGKGLMLVRNPDKSWNIPGFIRMDGGSVGFQIGGQSIDVILVVKNRKGIEKLTNNKFKLGADASVAGGPVGRDAKANTDAQMQAQILSYSRTQGAFAGVSLEGAALRLDDNSNKAVYGRALKADDVLNPSSLKAPAAADNLYKVIKKYAK